DNA from Candidatus Eisenbacteria bacterium:
CCAGCACCCGCACGCGGCGGAAGCGCCCGACGAGACGGGCGAGACGATCGCGGGAGATCCGGGTCATGGGCGCTCCACGTAGCAGGCGAGCGTCCCCTCTGCCATCGCCGCACTCGAAAAACGCGCGCGCACCCGCCGTAGCGCGTGCGCCCCCATCGCCCCGCGCCGGTCCGGATCTGCCGCGAGCGCACCCAGCGCCGCCGCGAGCGCCGCCGGATCCCGCGGCGGCACGAGAAGTCCCGTGACGCCGTCGTCGATCACCTCGGCGAGACCGCCGACGCGGCTCGCGACCACCGGCCGGCCCGCCGCCATGGCTTCGAGCGCCGCGACCCCGAGCCCCTCGTGCAGCGAGGGCAGGACGACCACGTCGGCCGCGGCGAGGCACGCGGCGACGTCGCGCCGGAACCCGGCGAAGCGGACGGCCAGGCCGCTGCGCGCCGCCGCATCGCGGAGCCGAGATTCGAGGGAGCCTGCACCGCAGAAGACCCAGCGAGCCGCAACCGTGCGCGGCATACGGGTCGCCGCTTCGATCAGGACCACGTGTCCTTTGCGCTCCTCGAGAACGCCGAGCACCATGACCAGCGTCTCGTCCGGCCCCACACCCCACTCGGCGCGAAGCGCGTCGCGCGCGCCGGCCGGAGCCGCCAATGCTTCCACGTCGATCCCGCTCGGGACGACGCGGATGCGCCCGGGCTCGACGCCCGCTCGGACGAGCGCCGCGCGTACGCCGTCGGAGATGGCGATCACGCGGTCGACCGCGTGGTTGTAGAGATAGCGCGCCCACGGCCCGCCGCGCGGTACGTAGTCCATGCGCCGGGTGACGACGCGCCGCGCCCCCGTCCCCGCGAGCCACGGCGCCATCGCGTGCGCGCGAGCGGTGTGAAAGTGGACCACGTCGGCGCCGCGCGCGAGGCGGCGCAGGTGGGGAACGGCGCGGACGTCCAGGTGGTTGCGAATCGTGCACGCTTCCACCGGAGCTCCGAGCGCGGTCGCGGCGCTCGCGAGCGGGCTGCCCGGCACCGCCGCCACGACGCTCGTGTGGCCGCGCCGGGCGAGCTCCCGCAGGAGCGTCGTCACCTGCACCTCGCCGCCGCCCCATCCGCACTCCGGGTCCACGTGCAGGACGCGCACCCTACCCGTCCCAGAGTCGCATCAACACGGCGAGGGTCACCCAGAGCGTCACGGCGACCTCGTTGTCGCCGAGCGTGTAGTGCGTGAGCCCGCCCACGAGGATGCCGACGAGCCCGAGCCAAGCACCCAGCGTGCTCGCGTACGCCGGCCCGCCGGCCGTGCGCGCCAGCGCCTCGACGCCGTAGCGCAGCGCCGTCGTGTAGAGCAGCATGAAGGCGGCGAGTCCGACGAGCCCCGCCTCGGCAGCGAGCTGCAGAAAGTTGTTGTGCGCGTGCGAGCGGCGGTCGGCGTCGGGATGGCGATCGTAGTAGGGCCCCGAGTCCCGCTGGTAGCGCCCGAAGCCGAGGCCGAAGAGCGGATGATCGTGGACGATGTCGAGGTTCGCACGGTAGATGCCGAGGCGGCCCGCGTTGGTCGCGCGCTCGGTGAACGACGGGATCACCTGCTGGCGGAACCCCGGCGACGCGAGCCACGCCCCACCGATCACCAGGGCGGCGACCAGGATCATCGCGAGCCCTCGGCCGCGCAGCGCGGCCACGATCGCCCCCATGACGAGCACGGCCAGCCAGGCGCCCCGGGCGGTCGAGAAGATGAGCGCGAGCCCGAGCACGATCGCGCTGGTGATCGCGGCCGCGCCGCCCCGGTACGCGGCCCGCGCCAGCGCCAGTCCGAACGGCACGATGAGGACGTGCGCATACGTGACGTAGTTCCGGAAGAACCCGACGCTCGCGAAGCCGTGGGCCCCGCCGATGCGCGGCCGCACCCGCAGCTCCCGTCCGAGCAGCGCGCGGTACCAGTCGGCGCCGGTGTAGTGCTGGAGGACGCCGTACGCCCCCGCGATCACGCCCGCCACGAGGAGGCCGCCCGCGAACCGCACGGCCGCGTCGCGATCGTCGAGCCACCAGTAGACGCCGAAGTACCCGGCGACCACCCAGAGGCGCTGCCATCCCACCGCCTCCAACGGCCGCCCGCTGGCGAGCGTCGAGACGGCGAGCGCCGCGAAGAAGATCGCGAGCACGGTGTCGAGCGGCGTGCGTCGCACGACCCGCAGCCCCTTCGTCCAGGCGACACCGGCGAGAAGCGCGAGGCCGCCCACGCCGAGCTCCATCCCCGTCGTGGAGAGCGGGATCGACCACGCCGTCAGCACGAGGCACGCCCGCGCGCCCCGCCGCACCGCCCCCTCCGACACCGACGTCAGACGCCCCGCCGCGTGAGGATCACCTTCGCGGTCTCGGACAGGATCTTGAGATCGAGCCACAGCGAGCGGTTGTACATGTAGGCCAGGTCGTACTTCAGCTTCGTCGCCGGCGACGTGTGGTACTCGCCGTTCACCTGCGCGTACCCGGTGAGCCCGGGACGCACCTTGAACCGCTCG
Protein-coding regions in this window:
- a CDS encoding glycosyltransferase family 4 protein, producing MRVLHVDPECGWGGGEVQVTTLLRELARRGHTSVVAAVPGSPLASAATALGAPVEACTIRNHLDVRAVPHLRRLARGADVVHFHTARAHAMAPWLAGTGARRVVTRRMDYVPRGGPWARYLYNHAVDRVIAISDGVRAALVRAGVEPGRIRVVPSGIDVEALAAPAGARDALRAEWGVGPDETLVMVLGVLEERKGHVVLIEAATRMPRTVAARWVFCGAGSLESRLRDAAARSGLAVRFAGFRRDVAACLAAADVVVLPSLHEGLGVAALEAMAAGRPVVASRVGGLAEVIDDGVTGLLVPPRDPAALAAALGALAADPDRRGAMGAHALRRVRARFSSAAMAEGTLACYVERP
- a CDS encoding O-antigen ligase family protein, which encodes MRRGARACLVLTAWSIPLSTTGMELGVGGLALLAGVAWTKGLRVVRRTPLDTVLAIFFAALAVSTLASGRPLEAVGWQRLWVVAGYFGVYWWLDDRDAAVRFAGGLLVAGVIAGAYGVLQHYTGADWYRALLGRELRVRPRIGGAHGFASVGFFRNYVTYAHVLIVPFGLALARAAYRGGAAAITSAIVLGLALIFSTARGAWLAVLVMGAIVAALRGRGLAMILVAALVIGGAWLASPGFRQQVIPSFTERATNAGRLGIYRANLDIVHDHPLFGLGFGRYQRDSGPYYDRHPDADRRSHAHNNFLQLAAEAGLVGLAAFMLLYTTALRYGVEALARTAGGPAYASTLGAWLGLVGILVGGLTHYTLGDNEVAVTLWVTLAVLMRLWDG